In one window of Hyla sarda isolate aHylSar1 chromosome 1, aHylSar1.hap1, whole genome shotgun sequence DNA:
- the CTSL gene encoding procathepsin L isoform X3 → MTSATMTLYILAFGLCVATTYAAPMSDPVLDASWQQYLSFYSKSYNTKEAGWRRMVWEKNLKTIEMHNMEYVMGKHTYKLGMNHFGDMTTEEFRQVMNGYKHKPDRKRGSTFMAPNNFEPPRSVDWRKEGYVTPVKDQGQCGSCWAFSSTGALEGQHFRQTGKLVSLSEQNLVDCSRPEGNEGCNGGLMDQAFQYVLDNKGIDSEESYPYIAKDDQECAYNSNNTAANDTGFMDVTSGSEKELMKAIASVGPVSVAIDAGHQSFQFYQSGIYYEPDCSSTELDHGVLAVGYGYQGEDVDGKKYWIIKNSWSEKWGDGGYVLIAKDRGNHCGVATSASYPLV, encoded by the exons ATGACCTCAG CAACCATGACGCTATATATACTTGCCTTCGGCCTTTGCGTGGCCACCACTTATGCTGCCCCTATGAGTGACCCTGTTTTGGATGCGTCCTGGCAGCAGTACTTGAGTTTCTACTCTAAATCCTATAACACT AAAGAAGCTGGCTGGAGGCGAATGGTATGGGAGAAAAATCTAAAGACAATTGAAATGCATAACATGGAATATGTCATGGGGAAACACACTTACAAGCTTGGCATGAATCATTTTGGTGATATG ACTACAGAAGAATTTAGACAGGTAATGAATGGCTACAAACACAAGCCTGACAGGAAACGTGGGTCAACCTTTATGGCTCCAAACAACTTTGAACCCCCCAGGAGTGTTGACTGGCGCAAAGAAGGATATGTAACACCAGTTAAAGATCAG GGTCAGTGTGGCTCTTGCTGGGCATTCAGTTCTACTGGAGCTCTAGAAGGACAACACTTTAGACAGACTGGAAAACTAGTGTCCCTTAGTGAGCAAAACCTTGTTGACTGCTCTAGACCAGAAGGGAATGAAGGTTGCAATGGAGGTCTCATGGATCAAGCTTTCCAATATGTTTTGGACAACAAAGGCATTGACTCTGAAGAGTCTTATCCATATATTGCTAAG GATGATCAAGAGTGTGCATACAACTCCAACAACACTGCTGCAAATGACACTGGTTTTATGGATGTAACTTCTGGAAGTGAGAAGGAGTTGATGAAGGCTATAGCTTCAGTTGGTCCTGTGTCTGTGGCCATTGATGCTGGACATCAATCATTCCAGTTCTATCAGAGTG GTATCTACTATGAGCCTGACTGCAGCAGCACAGAGCTAGATCATGGTGTCCTTGCTGTTGGCTATGGATATCAAGGAGAGGATGTTGATGGAAAGAAATACTGGATAATTAAAAACAG ctgGAGTGAGAAATGGGGTGACGGTGGATACGTTTTAATTGCCAAAGACCGAGGAAATCACTGCGGGGTTGCAACATCTGCTAGCTATCCTCTAGTATAA
- the CTSL gene encoding procathepsin L isoform X4, whose protein sequence is MQATMTLYILAFGLCVATTYAAPMSDPVLDASWQQYLSFYSKSYNTKEAGWRRMVWEKNLKTIEMHNMEYVMGKHTYKLGMNHFGDMTTEEFRQVMNGYKHKPDRKRGSTFMAPNNFEPPRSVDWRKEGYVTPVKDQGQCGSCWAFSSTGALEGQHFRQTGKLVSLSEQNLVDCSRPEGNEGCNGGLMDQAFQYVLDNKGIDSEESYPYIAKDDQECAYNSNNTAANDTGFMDVTSGSEKELMKAIASVGPVSVAIDAGHQSFQFYQSGIYYEPDCSSTELDHGVLAVGYGYQGEDVDGKKYWIIKNSWSEKWGDGGYVLIAKDRGNHCGVATSASYPLV, encoded by the exons ATGCAAG CAACCATGACGCTATATATACTTGCCTTCGGCCTTTGCGTGGCCACCACTTATGCTGCCCCTATGAGTGACCCTGTTTTGGATGCGTCCTGGCAGCAGTACTTGAGTTTCTACTCTAAATCCTATAACACT AAAGAAGCTGGCTGGAGGCGAATGGTATGGGAGAAAAATCTAAAGACAATTGAAATGCATAACATGGAATATGTCATGGGGAAACACACTTACAAGCTTGGCATGAATCATTTTGGTGATATG ACTACAGAAGAATTTAGACAGGTAATGAATGGCTACAAACACAAGCCTGACAGGAAACGTGGGTCAACCTTTATGGCTCCAAACAACTTTGAACCCCCCAGGAGTGTTGACTGGCGCAAAGAAGGATATGTAACACCAGTTAAAGATCAG GGTCAGTGTGGCTCTTGCTGGGCATTCAGTTCTACTGGAGCTCTAGAAGGACAACACTTTAGACAGACTGGAAAACTAGTGTCCCTTAGTGAGCAAAACCTTGTTGACTGCTCTAGACCAGAAGGGAATGAAGGTTGCAATGGAGGTCTCATGGATCAAGCTTTCCAATATGTTTTGGACAACAAAGGCATTGACTCTGAAGAGTCTTATCCATATATTGCTAAG GATGATCAAGAGTGTGCATACAACTCCAACAACACTGCTGCAAATGACACTGGTTTTATGGATGTAACTTCTGGAAGTGAGAAGGAGTTGATGAAGGCTATAGCTTCAGTTGGTCCTGTGTCTGTGGCCATTGATGCTGGACATCAATCATTCCAGTTCTATCAGAGTG GTATCTACTATGAGCCTGACTGCAGCAGCACAGAGCTAGATCATGGTGTCCTTGCTGTTGGCTATGGATATCAAGGAGAGGATGTTGATGGAAAGAAATACTGGATAATTAAAAACAG ctgGAGTGAGAAATGGGGTGACGGTGGATACGTTTTAATTGCCAAAGACCGAGGAAATCACTGCGGGGTTGCAACATCTGCTAGCTATCCTCTAGTATAA
- the CTSL gene encoding procathepsin L isoform X1 — translation MCRMSGYSSTMTLYILAFGLCVATTYAAPMSDPVLDASWQQYLSFYSKSYNTKEAGWRRMVWEKNLKTIEMHNMEYVMGKHTYKLGMNHFGDMTTEEFRQVMNGYKHKPDRKRGSTFMAPNNFEPPRSVDWRKEGYVTPVKDQGQCGSCWAFSSTGALEGQHFRQTGKLVSLSEQNLVDCSRPEGNEGCNGGLMDQAFQYVLDNKGIDSEESYPYIAKDDQECAYNSNNTAANDTGFMDVTSGSEKELMKAIASVGPVSVAIDAGHQSFQFYQSGIYYEPDCSSTELDHGVLAVGYGYQGEDVDGKKYWIIKNSWSEKWGDGGYVLIAKDRGNHCGVATSASYPLV, via the exons ATGTGCCGGATGTCGGGGTATTCCT CAACCATGACGCTATATATACTTGCCTTCGGCCTTTGCGTGGCCACCACTTATGCTGCCCCTATGAGTGACCCTGTTTTGGATGCGTCCTGGCAGCAGTACTTGAGTTTCTACTCTAAATCCTATAACACT AAAGAAGCTGGCTGGAGGCGAATGGTATGGGAGAAAAATCTAAAGACAATTGAAATGCATAACATGGAATATGTCATGGGGAAACACACTTACAAGCTTGGCATGAATCATTTTGGTGATATG ACTACAGAAGAATTTAGACAGGTAATGAATGGCTACAAACACAAGCCTGACAGGAAACGTGGGTCAACCTTTATGGCTCCAAACAACTTTGAACCCCCCAGGAGTGTTGACTGGCGCAAAGAAGGATATGTAACACCAGTTAAAGATCAG GGTCAGTGTGGCTCTTGCTGGGCATTCAGTTCTACTGGAGCTCTAGAAGGACAACACTTTAGACAGACTGGAAAACTAGTGTCCCTTAGTGAGCAAAACCTTGTTGACTGCTCTAGACCAGAAGGGAATGAAGGTTGCAATGGAGGTCTCATGGATCAAGCTTTCCAATATGTTTTGGACAACAAAGGCATTGACTCTGAAGAGTCTTATCCATATATTGCTAAG GATGATCAAGAGTGTGCATACAACTCCAACAACACTGCTGCAAATGACACTGGTTTTATGGATGTAACTTCTGGAAGTGAGAAGGAGTTGATGAAGGCTATAGCTTCAGTTGGTCCTGTGTCTGTGGCCATTGATGCTGGACATCAATCATTCCAGTTCTATCAGAGTG GTATCTACTATGAGCCTGACTGCAGCAGCACAGAGCTAGATCATGGTGTCCTTGCTGTTGGCTATGGATATCAAGGAGAGGATGTTGATGGAAAGAAATACTGGATAATTAAAAACAG ctgGAGTGAGAAATGGGGTGACGGTGGATACGTTTTAATTGCCAAAGACCGAGGAAATCACTGCGGGGTTGCAACATCTGCTAGCTATCCTCTAGTATAA
- the CTSL gene encoding procathepsin L isoform X2 codes for MDTATMTLYILAFGLCVATTYAAPMSDPVLDASWQQYLSFYSKSYNTKEAGWRRMVWEKNLKTIEMHNMEYVMGKHTYKLGMNHFGDMTTEEFRQVMNGYKHKPDRKRGSTFMAPNNFEPPRSVDWRKEGYVTPVKDQGQCGSCWAFSSTGALEGQHFRQTGKLVSLSEQNLVDCSRPEGNEGCNGGLMDQAFQYVLDNKGIDSEESYPYIAKDDQECAYNSNNTAANDTGFMDVTSGSEKELMKAIASVGPVSVAIDAGHQSFQFYQSGIYYEPDCSSTELDHGVLAVGYGYQGEDVDGKKYWIIKNSWSEKWGDGGYVLIAKDRGNHCGVATSASYPLV; via the exons ATGGACACTG CAACCATGACGCTATATATACTTGCCTTCGGCCTTTGCGTGGCCACCACTTATGCTGCCCCTATGAGTGACCCTGTTTTGGATGCGTCCTGGCAGCAGTACTTGAGTTTCTACTCTAAATCCTATAACACT AAAGAAGCTGGCTGGAGGCGAATGGTATGGGAGAAAAATCTAAAGACAATTGAAATGCATAACATGGAATATGTCATGGGGAAACACACTTACAAGCTTGGCATGAATCATTTTGGTGATATG ACTACAGAAGAATTTAGACAGGTAATGAATGGCTACAAACACAAGCCTGACAGGAAACGTGGGTCAACCTTTATGGCTCCAAACAACTTTGAACCCCCCAGGAGTGTTGACTGGCGCAAAGAAGGATATGTAACACCAGTTAAAGATCAG GGTCAGTGTGGCTCTTGCTGGGCATTCAGTTCTACTGGAGCTCTAGAAGGACAACACTTTAGACAGACTGGAAAACTAGTGTCCCTTAGTGAGCAAAACCTTGTTGACTGCTCTAGACCAGAAGGGAATGAAGGTTGCAATGGAGGTCTCATGGATCAAGCTTTCCAATATGTTTTGGACAACAAAGGCATTGACTCTGAAGAGTCTTATCCATATATTGCTAAG GATGATCAAGAGTGTGCATACAACTCCAACAACACTGCTGCAAATGACACTGGTTTTATGGATGTAACTTCTGGAAGTGAGAAGGAGTTGATGAAGGCTATAGCTTCAGTTGGTCCTGTGTCTGTGGCCATTGATGCTGGACATCAATCATTCCAGTTCTATCAGAGTG GTATCTACTATGAGCCTGACTGCAGCAGCACAGAGCTAGATCATGGTGTCCTTGCTGTTGGCTATGGATATCAAGGAGAGGATGTTGATGGAAAGAAATACTGGATAATTAAAAACAG ctgGAGTGAGAAATGGGGTGACGGTGGATACGTTTTAATTGCCAAAGACCGAGGAAATCACTGCGGGGTTGCAACATCTGCTAGCTATCCTCTAGTATAA
- the CTSL gene encoding procathepsin L isoform X5 encodes MTLYILAFGLCVATTYAAPMSDPVLDASWQQYLSFYSKSYNTKEAGWRRMVWEKNLKTIEMHNMEYVMGKHTYKLGMNHFGDMTTEEFRQVMNGYKHKPDRKRGSTFMAPNNFEPPRSVDWRKEGYVTPVKDQGQCGSCWAFSSTGALEGQHFRQTGKLVSLSEQNLVDCSRPEGNEGCNGGLMDQAFQYVLDNKGIDSEESYPYIAKDDQECAYNSNNTAANDTGFMDVTSGSEKELMKAIASVGPVSVAIDAGHQSFQFYQSGIYYEPDCSSTELDHGVLAVGYGYQGEDVDGKKYWIIKNSWSEKWGDGGYVLIAKDRGNHCGVATSASYPLV; translated from the exons ATGACGCTATATATACTTGCCTTCGGCCTTTGCGTGGCCACCACTTATGCTGCCCCTATGAGTGACCCTGTTTTGGATGCGTCCTGGCAGCAGTACTTGAGTTTCTACTCTAAATCCTATAACACT AAAGAAGCTGGCTGGAGGCGAATGGTATGGGAGAAAAATCTAAAGACAATTGAAATGCATAACATGGAATATGTCATGGGGAAACACACTTACAAGCTTGGCATGAATCATTTTGGTGATATG ACTACAGAAGAATTTAGACAGGTAATGAATGGCTACAAACACAAGCCTGACAGGAAACGTGGGTCAACCTTTATGGCTCCAAACAACTTTGAACCCCCCAGGAGTGTTGACTGGCGCAAAGAAGGATATGTAACACCAGTTAAAGATCAG GGTCAGTGTGGCTCTTGCTGGGCATTCAGTTCTACTGGAGCTCTAGAAGGACAACACTTTAGACAGACTGGAAAACTAGTGTCCCTTAGTGAGCAAAACCTTGTTGACTGCTCTAGACCAGAAGGGAATGAAGGTTGCAATGGAGGTCTCATGGATCAAGCTTTCCAATATGTTTTGGACAACAAAGGCATTGACTCTGAAGAGTCTTATCCATATATTGCTAAG GATGATCAAGAGTGTGCATACAACTCCAACAACACTGCTGCAAATGACACTGGTTTTATGGATGTAACTTCTGGAAGTGAGAAGGAGTTGATGAAGGCTATAGCTTCAGTTGGTCCTGTGTCTGTGGCCATTGATGCTGGACATCAATCATTCCAGTTCTATCAGAGTG GTATCTACTATGAGCCTGACTGCAGCAGCACAGAGCTAGATCATGGTGTCCTTGCTGTTGGCTATGGATATCAAGGAGAGGATGTTGATGGAAAGAAATACTGGATAATTAAAAACAG ctgGAGTGAGAAATGGGGTGACGGTGGATACGTTTTAATTGCCAAAGACCGAGGAAATCACTGCGGGGTTGCAACATCTGCTAGCTATCCTCTAGTATAA